A genome region from Staphylococcus capitis subsp. capitis includes the following:
- a CDS encoding Fic family protein: protein MYKYFYKFPKDYENEYQKRLESPTAEVLDFKIKPYKHNEYFNLYYVPTSEILNLVYSIEKNNSNLMKLTNNLPNVATESLHQDIIVNELYSTNQIEGIKSNKQEIVRSVRELKENPKKDIRFKSMLNSYFGILHGKNNLPEVPKDIKTIYEMIAEEEVNPEDEPDGELFRNNSVSVVTSTNKVIHEGITPHSKIVNHMQSLLNFLNMPNRIIPIIKIAISHYYFGYIHPFYDGNGRTSRFMNSLYLSKEYDELTAISLSSMIENNKKTYYDMFDKTNSVINKGELNYFINNFLSFIKEGQENLIEDLEIKKTQLDYANKKINGDSKLTTLSEKHKIIMFILAQIQYFSSEDYITVQELSKYLNTTSQTTRKLLNDLIFANIVEKIGERPVMYKTIEGYF from the coding sequence ATGTATAAATATTTTTATAAGTTTCCCAAAGATTATGAAAATGAATATCAGAAAAGATTAGAATCCCCAACTGCGGAAGTTTTAGACTTTAAAATTAAGCCCTATAAACATAATGAATACTTCAATTTATATTATGTTCCTACATCAGAAATATTAAATTTAGTTTATTCGATTGAAAAAAATAACTCGAATTTAATGAAATTAACGAACAACTTACCGAATGTAGCTACTGAGTCACTACACCAAGATATTATTGTGAATGAATTGTATTCCACTAATCAAATAGAAGGTATTAAAAGTAATAAACAAGAAATCGTGCGAAGTGTGAGAGAATTAAAAGAAAATCCTAAGAAAGACATACGATTTAAAAGTATGTTAAATTCTTATTTTGGTATATTACATGGTAAAAATAACCTTCCCGAAGTACCAAAAGATATTAAAACTATTTATGAGATGATTGCAGAAGAAGAGGTCAATCCTGAAGACGAACCCGATGGCGAGTTATTTAGAAATAATTCAGTGAGTGTTGTTACCTCTACAAATAAAGTTATTCATGAAGGTATTACTCCGCATAGTAAAATTGTAAATCACATGCAATCATTATTAAATTTCTTAAATATGCCTAATAGAATCATTCCTATTATAAAAATTGCTATATCACATTATTATTTTGGTTATATTCATCCGTTTTACGATGGAAATGGACGTACATCACGCTTTATGAATAGTTTGTACTTAAGCAAAGAATATGATGAGTTAACAGCAATTTCACTATCAAGCATGATAGAAAATAATAAAAAAACATACTATGATATGTTTGACAAAACAAATAGTGTAATAAATAAAGGCGAACTCAATTACTTTATTAACAACTTTTTAAGCTTTATAAAAGAGGGGCAAGAAAATTTAATTGAAGATTTAGAAATTAAAAAAACTCAATTAGACTACGCTAACAAAAAAATTAATGGAGACTCTAAACTAACAACTTTATCTGAAAAACATAAAATTATAATGTTCATTCTTGCTCAAATTCAATATTTTTCTTCAGAAGATTATATAACTGTACAAGAGCTTTCAAAATATTTAAATACTACGAGTCAAACAACAAGAAAGTTATTAAATGATTTAATTTTTGCAAATATTGTTGAAAAAATAGGGGAACGTCCTGTAATGTATAAAACCATTGAGGGATATTTCTAA
- a CDS encoding ATP-binding cassette domain-containing protein, translated as MSYNIIEGHHITKKINNHMIIHNISFNIPKNSITLIEGHNGSGKSISLKIISGLINHYEGSLFISGSVSYAIDVFPGNLNLTIREYLRFLSKFNSYKQSRKQVHYFIEHLNLTPFLNRKLKDCSKGTKQKVNIIQCLTKSADLYILDEPFSGLDQETTDFLLKYLAKLKLSATVIMTSHEFHHHNHIITHTLNIETGKFRNLKVENNLSNTAAKVIVINYDSNITKRLTN; from the coding sequence ATGTCTTATAACATAATAGAAGGGCATCATATAACTAAGAAGATAAATAATCATATGATTATCCATAATATTAGTTTCAATATTCCTAAGAATTCAATAACTTTAATCGAGGGACATAATGGTTCTGGAAAAAGTATCTCGTTAAAAATAATTTCTGGATTAATTAATCATTATGAAGGATCATTATTCATTTCGGGAAGTGTCAGTTATGCAATAGATGTTTTTCCTGGAAACTTAAATTTAACTATCAGGGAATATTTGAGATTCTTATCAAAATTTAACTCATATAAACAGTCAAGAAAGCAAGTTCATTATTTTATCGAACATTTAAATCTTACTCCATTTTTAAATCGTAAATTAAAAGACTGTTCTAAAGGTACTAAGCAGAAAGTAAATATTATACAATGCCTCACTAAAAGTGCAGACTTATATATATTAGATGAACCATTTTCTGGATTAGATCAAGAGACAACAGATTTTCTATTAAAATATTTAGCTAAGTTAAAATTATCTGCTACTGTTATCATGACTTCTCATGAATTTCATCATCACAACCATATCATCACTCATACGTTGAATATTGAGACCGGTAAATTTCGTAATCTCAAAGTAGAAAATAATCTTTCTAATACTGCTGCTAAAGTTATAGTCATTAACTATGACTCAAATATTACTAAACGCTTAACTAATTAG
- a CDS encoding lactoylglutathione lyase, with product MSGLRSVTIGTSDLSKTKELFGNILGLQYSDKNENALRFGDANLSPGTRIHFVEIPNKDYSNQHIDSIGLRTPSDLGLDEYQNILSNHNINYSSFTELNGNKHFSFEDDNHQTYDIYSNEHNTGVGLGMPSFDSSVNPLHQIQGLGPVILKVNELSITTSILTRVFGLDLFAEYLPSKDANENIQVFKIGEGGLGGELHLYQAHEEIQLSEYGPVEQVEFSTHHRNEFVQAKEQLDKIGIPYQTLEQEESESLRITESSGISFIFTLEK from the coding sequence ATGAGCGGACTTAGAAGTGTCACTATAGGAACAAGTGACCTGTCTAAAACGAAAGAACTTTTTGGAAATATTCTAGGATTACAATATTCCGATAAAAATGAAAATGCTTTAAGATTTGGAGATGCTAACTTAAGTCCAGGTACTCGCATTCACTTTGTTGAAATTCCTAATAAGGACTATAGCAATCAACATATTGATAGCATAGGACTACGTACACCATCTGATTTAGGGCTAGATGAATATCAAAACATACTTTCAAATCATAATATTAATTATAGCTCATTTACTGAACTCAATGGCAATAAACATTTTAGTTTTGAAGATGATAATCATCAAACTTATGATATCTACTCCAATGAACACAATACTGGAGTCGGGCTAGGTATGCCATCTTTTGATAGTTCTGTAAATCCTCTTCACCAAATTCAAGGTTTAGGACCAGTTATTCTTAAAGTCAATGAATTATCAATCACTACATCAATTTTAACGAGAGTATTTGGATTAGATTTATTTGCTGAATATCTACCAAGTAAAGATGCTAATGAAAATATCCAAGTTTTCAAAATTGGAGAAGGTGGCTTAGGCGGAGAATTACACCTATACCAAGCACATGAGGAAATACAACTTTCAGAGTATGGACCAGTTGAACAAGTTGAATTTTCTACACATCACCGAAATGAATTTGTTCAAGCCAAAGAACAATTAGATAAAATAGGAATACCGTATCAAACATTGGAACAAGAGGAATCTGAATCGTTAAGAATCACCGAAAGTAGTGGTATTTCATTTATTTTCACCCTTGAAAAGTAA
- a CDS encoding DUF6501 family protein, producing MLHETWKERTPIKKVEVTNTDAKKFTVADMLTVGKQYDVVNETEEYYQIVDNSGLVGGYYKDYFKEV from the coding sequence ATGTTACATGAAACTTGGAAAGAACGTACACCTATTAAAAAGGTAGAAGTTACGAATACAGATGCGAAGAAATTTACAGTTGCTGATATGCTGACTGTAGGCAAACAATATGATGTTGTTAATGAAACCGAAGAGTATTATCAAATCGTTGATAATTCTGGTTTAGTAGGTGGCTATTATAAAGATTACTTCAAAGAAGTTTAA
- a CDS encoding MoxR family ATPase has product MTKSIYKNSDESVFKDAKVLFELNKNILLKGPTGSGKTKLAETLSDEVRRPMHQVNCSVDLDTESLLGFKTIQTNEEGQQEIVFIDGPVIKAMKQGHILYIDEINMAKPETLPILNGVLDYRRQITNPYTGEVIKAAPGFNVIAAINEGYVGTLPMNEALKNRFIVIEVDYIDGHILKTVIKEQSRLQDDKVIEQIIKFNEDLRTMTKQGQISEEAASIRALIDLSDLATVIPIERAIKRTIIDKLEDEREQQAIINAIELNF; this is encoded by the coding sequence ATGACTAAATCAATTTATAAAAATTCTGATGAATCAGTATTTAAAGATGCGAAAGTTCTATTTGAATTAAATAAGAATATTTTACTTAAGGGGCCTACAGGTTCAGGAAAAACAAAACTTGCTGAAACGTTAAGCGATGAAGTTAGACGTCCAATGCATCAGGTTAACTGTTCTGTCGATTTAGATACTGAAAGTTTGCTTGGATTCAAGACAATTCAAACTAACGAAGAGGGGCAACAAGAAATTGTCTTCATTGATGGGCCTGTAATTAAAGCTATGAAACAAGGACACATTTTATATATCGATGAAATTAATATGGCTAAACCAGAAACGCTTCCGATTCTTAATGGTGTCTTAGACTATCGCCGTCAAATTACTAATCCATATACAGGTGAGGTCATTAAAGCTGCACCTGGCTTCAATGTGATAGCCGCAATTAATGAAGGTTACGTAGGCACATTACCAATGAATGAGGCACTTAAAAACCGTTTTATCGTTATAGAAGTAGATTATATAGATGGACATATTTTAAAGACTGTTATAAAAGAACAAAGTCGATTACAGGATGACAAAGTAATTGAACAAATCATTAAATTTAATGAGGACTTAAGAACAATGACTAAACAAGGACAAATTTCTGAGGAAGCTGCTAGTATTCGTGCCCTCATAGATTTAAGTGATTTAGCTACAGTGATTCCAATCGAACGTGCAATTAAAAGAACAATTATCGATAAATTAGAAGATGAGCGTGAACAACAAGCAATTATTAATGCGATTGAGTTAAATTTTTAA
- a CDS encoding nitric oxide reductase activation protein NorD: MSDRFIKFNDEQLDAKQVMMLQDLARLLLKDEQTQVKIQKFPFYNPFSNTLITSWFWSHRPHHIEQAGLKTDVLLAAYGYQHMDIDIVNHVLHNDDFHHTKFFHQLFKLLEDVRILELIRKERPSTAKYIDLRLDTRLAFTDSQINVYKTKTVFTDLLFLNLERAFLSQNFYDVPSIHPTFDDVLVNMYQYLPNIFQNKTSEDNMYLAERIMYQVDDLLKEDMLNEYYYLPLKLYEDIQATAFEDLKRTDASNTDGNDKHQSEEDVETAEAETKTADSETKGGAYLEMELHEGENSEVIADNDTAREGDSTDDMTDMMTKKGKGSQNTLDHDEGGFIGQNQAFALEGINKNVKVEWKVPNIQPQHILDYQHSKNDVQFEIKDLIQIIKKTINREHQDERHNLTKGRLQKDLINWFIDDQYKLFYKKQDLSKTFDATFTLLVDASASMHDKMDETIKGVVLFHETLKSLNIKHEILAFNEDAFEADDREQPNIIDEIINYNYSIFEKEGPRIMSLEPQDDNRDGVAIRIASERLLQRSHQQCFLIVFSDGEPSAFNYSQDGIIDTYEAVETARKFGIEVFNVFLSQEAITEDIEQTIHNIYGQFSIFVEGVEHLPNLLSPLLKKLLLKSF; this comes from the coding sequence ATGAGTGATCGTTTTATAAAATTCAACGATGAACAGTTAGATGCTAAGCAGGTAATGATGTTACAAGACTTAGCTCGTCTATTATTAAAAGATGAACAAACACAAGTGAAAATACAAAAGTTTCCTTTTTACAATCCTTTCAGCAATACCCTAATCACAAGTTGGTTCTGGTCACACCGTCCGCATCATATTGAGCAAGCCGGCTTAAAAACTGATGTTTTACTCGCTGCATATGGATATCAACATATGGATATAGACATTGTTAATCATGTTTTACATAATGATGATTTTCATCATACTAAATTTTTCCATCAATTATTTAAGTTACTTGAAGATGTACGTATTCTCGAACTTATTCGAAAAGAACGTCCTAGTACTGCTAAGTATATAGATCTACGCTTGGATACTCGGTTAGCTTTTACTGATTCACAAATCAATGTTTATAAAACTAAAACTGTATTCACAGATTTGCTATTTCTCAATTTAGAACGTGCTTTTCTTAGTCAAAACTTCTATGACGTACCATCAATTCATCCGACATTTGATGATGTACTAGTGAATATGTATCAGTATTTGCCAAATATTTTCCAAAACAAAACCTCAGAAGATAACATGTATCTGGCTGAACGTATAATGTATCAGGTAGATGATTTGCTTAAAGAAGATATGTTAAATGAATATTATTATTTACCTCTAAAACTGTATGAAGACATTCAAGCAACCGCCTTTGAGGACTTGAAAAGAACTGACGCGAGTAATACAGATGGTAACGATAAACATCAATCTGAAGAAGATGTTGAAACAGCTGAAGCAGAAACTAAAACAGCGGATAGCGAAACTAAAGGTGGCGCTTACTTAGAGATGGAACTTCACGAGGGAGAAAACAGCGAAGTGATAGCTGATAATGATACTGCTCGTGAAGGGGATTCCACAGACGATATGACAGATATGATGACTAAGAAAGGCAAGGGCTCTCAGAACACTTTAGACCATGATGAAGGTGGTTTCATAGGTCAGAATCAAGCATTTGCACTAGAAGGAATTAATAAAAATGTAAAAGTTGAATGGAAGGTTCCAAACATCCAACCGCAACATATTTTAGACTATCAACATTCTAAAAATGATGTTCAATTTGAAATCAAGGATCTTATTCAAATCATTAAAAAGACAATCAATAGAGAGCATCAAGATGAACGTCATAATCTAACTAAAGGGCGTCTTCAAAAAGATTTAATCAATTGGTTTATCGATGATCAATATAAATTATTTTATAAAAAGCAGGATTTAAGTAAAACATTTGATGCAACGTTCACATTGTTAGTTGATGCGTCTGCAAGCATGCACGATAAAATGGATGAGACCATTAAGGGCGTTGTCCTATTCCATGAAACATTGAAATCGTTAAACATTAAACACGAAATTTTAGCTTTTAATGAGGATGCATTCGAAGCAGATGATCGTGAGCAGCCAAATATTATAGATGAAATTATCAATTATAATTATTCAATTTTTGAAAAAGAAGGCCCACGTATCATGTCTTTAGAACCTCAAGATGATAATCGTGATGGTGTAGCTATTCGGATAGCTAGTGAAAGACTACTACAACGTAGTCATCAACAATGTTTTTTAATTGTATTTTCGGATGGAGAACCATCTGCATTTAACTATAGCCAAGATGGTATTATAGATACGTATGAAGCCGTAGAAACTGCTCGTAAATTTGGTATTGAAGTCTTTAATGTATTTCTGAGTCAAGAAGCTATTACTGAAGATATTGAACAAACGATTCATAATATTTATGGACAATTCTCAATATTTGTAGAAGGCGTTGAACACTTACCAAACCTATTATCTCCATTATTGAAGAAACTTTTACTTAAATCATTTTAA
- the brnQ gene encoding branched-chain amino acid transport system II carrier protein — MNKNTWIIGFTLFAMFFGAGNLIFPTNLGLDSGHFLWPAILAFALTGIGLPLLGVVVGALDHQGYIGAFNKISPKFSLIFLIVIYLTIGPLFAIPRTASTSFEMTVTPIANTNGNIALLIFTIIYFLIVLYLCLNPNKMIDRIGSLLTPLLLITILAMIIKGFIDFGSNAPGEGNTKLFHSSFSGFSQGFTQGYLTMDAIAAIAFSMIVVNAIKATGIKHSDKIFKQTVIAGLIAATALIFIYISLGFIGNHMHITSGKMKELTANDQNIGTYLLTTMAAKGFGTFGKYLLGIIVALACITTACGLIVSVSQYFHRVFPKISYKVYVILFTLISFIIANQGLNSVISMSVPVLSIVYPIAITVVLLILVARFIPTKPIAQQIPLIIVAIESILSLITTQGWFKISFIDHLPLKQHSLEWFPIAVIATILGYIISYFVKQDFIVYQKEDNNN; from the coding sequence ATGAATAAAAACACTTGGATTATAGGTTTTACTTTGTTCGCTATGTTTTTTGGCGCAGGGAACCTTATTTTTCCAACGAATCTAGGCCTTGATAGTGGACATTTCCTTTGGCCAGCTATACTCGCATTCGCACTAACTGGTATTGGTTTACCATTACTAGGTGTCGTTGTTGGGGCACTAGATCATCAAGGATATATCGGTGCTTTTAATAAAATTTCACCAAAATTCTCTTTAATCTTTTTAATTGTTATCTATTTAACAATAGGACCTTTGTTCGCGATTCCGCGTACAGCTTCGACTTCATTTGAAATGACTGTCACGCCAATCGCTAACACTAATGGGAATATAGCATTATTAATTTTCACTATTATTTACTTCTTAATTGTGCTTTATTTATGTCTTAATCCTAATAAAATGATAGATCGCATTGGTTCATTGTTAACTCCATTGTTATTAATAACTATATTAGCTATGATTATAAAAGGATTTATAGACTTTGGAAGTAATGCTCCCGGAGAAGGTAATACAAAATTATTCCATTCAAGTTTTTCCGGTTTTTCACAAGGGTTTACTCAAGGTTATTTAACAATGGATGCAATCGCTGCAATTGCATTTTCAATGATTGTTGTTAACGCTATTAAAGCTACCGGAATTAAACATTCTGATAAAATATTTAAGCAAACAGTGATAGCAGGACTTATTGCTGCTACAGCTTTAATCTTTATATATATTTCATTAGGATTTATTGGAAATCATATGCATATTACTTCAGGAAAGATGAAAGAACTCACTGCTAATGATCAAAATATTGGTACATACTTACTAACTACTATGGCTGCGAAGGGATTTGGTACCTTCGGTAAATATCTATTAGGAATTATCGTTGCATTAGCTTGTATCACTACAGCTTGTGGTCTTATTGTTTCAGTAAGCCAATATTTCCACAGAGTTTTTCCTAAAATTTCTTATAAAGTTTATGTAATATTATTTACATTAATAAGCTTTATCATAGCCAATCAAGGATTAAATTCAGTTATATCTATGTCAGTACCTGTATTAAGTATTGTATATCCAATAGCTATAACAGTTGTTTTACTAATATTAGTGGCTCGATTTATACCGACGAAACCAATTGCGCAACAAATTCCATTGATTATTGTTGCAATAGAATCTATATTAAGTCTTATTACTACTCAAGGATGGTTTAAAATTTCATTTATAGACCATTTACCACTTAAACAACATTCACTTGAATGGTTTCCAATCGCGGTAATTGCAACCATCTTGGGTTATATTATTTCATATTTCGTTAAACAAGATTTTATAGTTTATCAAAAAGAAGATAATAACAACTAA
- a CDS encoding toxic anion resistance protein, translating to MTHEINSNQSHPLDQYIDDNTNTNPTVAQDFNPQFSDEDKKKIETISQQIKPLDHDGLLQFGTNLQQSMSQFSHQMLDEVQSKDMGPVGDSLNQLMGKLKSVNPNDLDPNKQSKLKRIFRRTKASINEVFSRMQSVSSQIDRITIQLDKHKGNLTKDVELLDGLYDQNKKYFDDVTLYIAAAQRKKQQIQSETIPELQEKAHNSGNQMDIQAVADMEQFVDRLDKRIYDLQLSRQIAIQTAPQIRMIQNVNQALAEKIQSSILTSIPLWKNQMAIALTLMRQRNAVSAQRAVTDTTNDLLTQNASMLKQNAIETATENERGIVDIETLKTTQNDIIETIEQTLQIQQDGRQKRQAAEKELNGLENDLKQHLLSMRKE from the coding sequence ATGACGCATGAAATTAATAGCAATCAATCACATCCACTCGATCAATATATTGATGATAATACAAATACTAATCCTACAGTAGCTCAAGACTTCAATCCTCAATTTAGTGATGAGGACAAGAAAAAAATAGAAACAATTAGTCAACAAATAAAGCCTTTAGACCATGATGGCTTATTACAGTTTGGTACTAACTTACAACAAAGTATGTCTCAATTTTCACATCAAATGCTAGATGAAGTTCAATCTAAAGATATGGGGCCTGTTGGAGATTCATTAAATCAATTAATGGGCAAATTAAAGTCAGTTAATCCTAATGATTTAGATCCAAATAAACAATCTAAACTTAAACGTATATTTAGAAGAACAAAAGCTTCAATTAATGAAGTCTTTTCAAGAATGCAATCAGTAAGCTCTCAAATTGATCGTATTACGATTCAACTAGACAAACATAAAGGGAATCTAACTAAAGATGTTGAATTATTAGACGGTTTATATGATCAAAATAAAAAATACTTTGACGATGTAACTTTATATATTGCTGCTGCACAACGTAAGAAACAACAGATTCAATCTGAAACAATACCTGAACTACAAGAGAAAGCTCATAACTCAGGAAATCAAATGGATATTCAAGCTGTGGCGGATATGGAACAATTTGTAGATCGTTTAGATAAACGTATTTATGACTTACAATTGTCTAGACAAATTGCTATTCAAACAGCTCCACAAATTCGTATGATTCAAAACGTGAATCAAGCATTAGCTGAAAAAATTCAAAGTTCAATTCTCACAAGTATCCCTTTATGGAAAAATCAAATGGCAATTGCCTTAACCTTAATGAGACAACGTAATGCAGTTTCAGCTCAGCGTGCCGTAACAGATACTACAAATGATTTACTCACTCAAAATGCTTCAATGTTAAAGCAAAACGCTATTGAAACTGCCACTGAAAATGAGCGTGGCATCGTTGATATTGAGACTCTGAAAACAACTCAAAATGACATTATAGAAACAATTGAACAGACATTACAAATCCAACAAGATGGTCGTCAAAAGCGACAAGCAGCTGAAAAAGAGCTTAATGGCTTAGAAAACGACTTGAAGCAACATCTATTGTCAATGAGAAAAGAATAA
- a CDS encoding 5-bromo-4-chloroindolyl phosphate hydrolysis family protein, protein MRYNISRLFGVLVGIPVAFIVWMVTVFAWDLSFLIYAIVGAGGFLLSYFPTQRLTSRKYLNEIGLSRRDYRYVRTQLNQAQLKIRTILKSFMNIRSIKDFRQVNDIYRISRSIYTSIKQRPGMFFKVEGFFYSHLDNALNLVDSYTRLSRMPRKSKEEKQKLEQTRITLDEVKRTLIADLKRLNEEDYERLDVEMELNKLEQERRKDV, encoded by the coding sequence TTGAGATATAACATTTCACGTTTATTTGGAGTGTTAGTAGGCATACCAGTAGCATTTATTGTTTGGATGGTTACTGTTTTCGCATGGGATTTATCATTCCTGATTTATGCTATCGTTGGTGCAGGTGGTTTTCTATTATCGTACTTCCCTACTCAAAGGCTTACTTCACGCAAATATCTTAATGAAATCGGATTGTCACGTAGAGATTATAGATATGTTAGAACTCAGCTTAATCAAGCTCAATTAAAAATTAGAACTATTTTAAAATCATTTATGAACATCAGATCTATAAAAGATTTTAGACAAGTTAATGATATTTACCGTATATCACGTTCTATATATACAAGTATCAAACAACGTCCGGGTATGTTTTTCAAAGTAGAGGGTTTCTTCTATTCTCATCTTGATAATGCTCTGAATCTAGTAGATTCTTATACTCGCCTTTCAAGGATGCCACGTAAATCAAAAGAAGAAAAACAAAAGCTTGAACAGACGCGTATTACTCTAGATGAAGTTAAACGTACACTAATTGCTGATTTAAAAAGATTAAATGAAGAAGATTATGAACGATTAGATGTTGAAATGGAATTAAACAAATTAGAACAAGAACGCCGCAAAGATGTATAA
- a CDS encoding acylphosphatase has protein sequence MERKHIQVFGTVQGVGFRYYTERIANQYHIKGTVQNVDDYVEIYAQGEDKELEHFIQSVIKGASPASSVSDYNIKNLDIDDSLTEFKTI, from the coding sequence ATGGAACGTAAACATATTCAAGTTTTTGGAACTGTTCAAGGTGTGGGCTTCAGATATTATACTGAACGCATTGCTAACCAATATCACATTAAAGGTACAGTCCAAAATGTTGACGATTATGTAGAAATATATGCTCAAGGTGAAGATAAAGAATTAGAACATTTTATTCAATCTGTAATTAAAGGTGCTTCACCTGCGTCATCAGTATCCGATTATAATATTAAAAATCTAGATATTGATGACTCATTAACAGAATTTAAAACTATATAG
- the msaA gene encoding regulatory protein MsaA — translation MWTVAKMRADYEGWWLFSDWPERVIETLNFNTYEEMLEKYTKLLQDCKDCFDNYVVGKHNIYAFYNNCDLNFCEDCDEDLQIFYSFIILKNNEVYFNLPKID, via the coding sequence ATGTGGACAGTTGCAAAAATGAGAGCTGACTACGAAGGTTGGTGGCTATTTAGTGATTGGCCTGAAAGAGTTATCGAAACACTAAACTTCAACACATATGAAGAAATGCTTGAAAAATACACAAAACTTCTTCAAGACTGTAAGGATTGTTTCGATAATTATGTAGTAGGTAAACATAACATTTATGCTTTCTATAACAACTGTGACTTAAATTTTTGCGAAGATTGCGATGAAGATTTACAAATATTTTATAGTTTTATTATTTTAAAAAATAATGAGGTTTATTTTAATCTTCCAAAAATTGATTAA
- the cspA gene encoding cold shock protein CspA has protein sequence MKQGTVKWFNAEKGFGFIEVEGENDVFVHFSAINQDGYKSLEEGQSVEFEVVEGDRGPQAANVVKL, from the coding sequence ATGAAACAAGGTACAGTTAAATGGTTTAACGCTGAAAAAGGTTTCGGCTTCATCGAAGTTGAAGGAGAAAACGACGTATTCGTACATTTCTCAGCAATCAACCAAGATGGTTACAAATCATTAGAAGAAGGTCAATCAGTTGAATTTGAAGTAGTTGAAGGCGATCGCGGTCCTCAAGCTGCAAACGTTGTTAAACTATAA